The Candidatus Saccharimonadales bacterium genome includes the window CCCCAACGATTATGAGAGACGGCTTAGCCTTTTCTCTCACCGCCTGTCACTTAAGCCTCGCTTGGCTTAAGCGCATGGTAATTATCAGTTATCGGAGTATATTTTTCAAATCGCATATTGACAAACCGGCCCATTACTTGTGTTGTCTGACGATAGATACGATAATAGTAAAGACATGACAGAATCCGCCCAAGACAAATCGCCAACTGCTGAGCCCTTGCTAACTCTAGAGAGAAGTTGGGTAGAAGCAATCGACGGCTTCGTTCACGACGGCACGGTTTCGGCTAAGTTGGAGGAGCTGGAAAAGCCTAACAGCCCGCCCCAAAGTGCCATCAGGCAATACTTAGGTTGGTTGTCGGTCAGGGTCATCGGGGGGCGCCGCCGGGACCCTCAAAAAGACGACCGTTTGCTGAACCTACTCGACCGAGTCAAACCGCCTCCTATCAAGCGTCCCGAGAAAAAGCCTACTGCCAGTAAAAAGGGCCCCACCCGCATACCGATTACCCTCTCGGAGCTGGATTGGCAAGAGAAGGCCCGGTGCCGCGGGCTAAAAAGCATGTATTTTTTCCCACCGGAGCTTGATGACCGGGGTGGTGAACCCATTCGGGAAAGTAAACCCAAACGGGATAACCGCGAGGCCGCGGCCAAAGCAATCTGCGCTCAGTGCGACCTCAAAGAACGTTGCTTGGAATTTGCGTTAGAAAAAAATGAAGACCACGGCATATGGGGCGGGACTACCGAGAGCGAGAGACGAGAGTTAAGGAGACAACGCGCCAAGGCGGCTGACTAGATCCCTCAACTCCCCAGCCCTAGGGGGATTACCCGTCAGGTAATTTATTGATTACCCGGTTAAAACCTTTACTGACTCAGCTATAATTACAGATAATGGATTCACTCAAAGATTTACTCAAATCAAAAGCTGACAAGCTGGATGTCGATCAAAAGCTCGACGAGCTTGCCCTCTGCCAGCAAGTTTTTAAGCGGTACTATGCTGACCAAGCCAAGGTGACCAAGTTTAACGACTCTAAGTTATTCGTGTTGGTCCGCTCGTCGTCGCTGGCCAGTGAAGTCCGGCTCAATCAGCTGACTTTAATAGAGGAGTTAAACCGATTGTTAAGCACCAAAGTCGAACGATTAATAATCAGGCAGTAGCTGAATATGACCAACCGACAATCGGCAGTGTTAGGCGGCGGTTGCTTTTGGTGTTTGGAGGCCATTTACCAACGTG containing:
- a CDS encoding WhiB family transcriptional regulator, with the protein product MTESAQDKSPTAEPLLTLERSWVEAIDGFVHDGTVSAKLEELEKPNSPPQSAIRQYLGWLSVRVIGGRRRDPQKDDRLLNLLDRVKPPPIKRPEKKPTASKKGPTRIPITLSELDWQEKARCRGLKSMYFFPPELDDRGGEPIRESKPKRDNREAAAKAICAQCDLKERCLEFALEKNEDHGIWGGTTESERRELRRQRAKAAD
- a CDS encoding DciA family protein, which encodes MDSLKDLLKSKADKLDVDQKLDELALCQQVFKRYYADQAKVTKFNDSKLFVLVRSSSLASEVRLNQLTLIEELNRLLSTKVERLIIRQ